AACCGTTTTCCTCGGCCATACCGATAAAATCAGCAGGAGAGACTTGGCCTAACAAATGACTGTTCCAACGTAATAAAGCCTCAAACCCCACGACTCGATGTCTTTTTAAATCGATAAGCGGCTGATAAACTAAATAAAGTTCATTCCTTTTCATCGCATCATGCAAAGCATTATCCAATTGCATATGGTTTATAACGCGCTTATTCATTTCTGGTTCATAAATACGATAACTGTTACGACCACTGTCTTTGGCATGGTACATCGATAAATCAGCACTCTTCATCAAAGACTCATAGTCGAGTCCATCTTTGGGATAGTAACTAATACCAATACTGCCTGTTACTTTTAGGCTGTGCTGGTCAATTTGAAATGGCTTTTCAATAAGATGTAGAATTTCCTGGGCCATTTGCTGTGCCTGGGCCTCCGTTGCAAGCTCAGGTAAAAGAATGACAAATTCGTCGCCGCCTAATCGCGCTACGGTATCATAATCATTCGTGGCAATTAATAGACGATTCGCTACAGCCTGCAATAATTTATCACCAACGCTGTGTCCTAAGGTGTCATTCGTCATTTTAAATCGATCAAGATCTAAGAAAAGAAATGCCAGTAGAGATTTCTTCTTTTTGGCCTGCAAAACTGCTTGCTCTACCCTATCCATCAATAAAACACGATTAGGTAACTCTGTCAGTGAGTCATGTGTAGCTTGCCTTACTAACTGTTTCTCCATTTCGCGACGTTGGGTTATATCATTAATGATACAGATGAAATGCCTGATTTTTCCAAAAGAATCACTGACTGGAGCAACACTTAATTCAGACCAATACATCTCACCATTGCGTCGATAACTTTCCAATTCAACCGTTTCTTCCCGTTGCTCTCGAATTGCTAATTCCACCCGCTTTTGATTCACCTGATCAATTTTATTTCCAACAATTTGCGCAATATTTTGTCCAATAATCTGCTTCTCACTATACCCTGTGATGCGCTCAAAAGCTTTGTTGACATAGATTATGGGCTGGGTTGTTTTAGTAATATCTATAATTGCGACGCCGTGTGTACTTGCTTCGATAGCTCGTTCACGAATACGCAATTCATCATCCGCCATCATTTTCTGGGTAACATCGCGGAAACTGTATACTCGTCCTACAATTTCAGAACCAACGCGCTGTGGTTGCGTATAACGCTCAAAAATGCGACCGTCTTTGAAATGAAGTAATGGAAGTTCACCCTGCCATTCTGGATTTTCATAAAGATATTGAACATCAGCAATTACTGCCGCCGGATTGCTTAATTGTTCCAAAATATACTCAAACCCAATACTTTCAGTACCAGATTCAAGCATATAGGAAGGAATTCGCCACATTTCGACAAACTTTTGATTCCAGTCTACAACCTGTCCTTTCCCATTCACCATCATAATGCCATCTGCCGTAGACTCCAGAGTGGCGCGCAGTAAAGATAGGGATTTTTCAAGTTCGACATTTTTTTCCAGAATCTCACTTTCAATTTTAATATTTTTAGAAAGAGGGGCTTTAATTGAGCGCTGAAATTCAGGTTGATTGTGATACCATTTTTCAAGAAGCGAGGACAATTCCGGGGTAAAAGAAATAATCCCCAATTCTTCGCATATATTGGTTAGAGAGGGTTCCTTCCCCTGCTGTCTTACTGTTTCAGCGGCAGAGGCAACTTTTTCGTAATTAATTTCTTGCCTACGCATTAATCCCTCACTAGAATGACTCACGCTATATAGCGTCTTTTTCTCAGAAAACTTTAACGAATTTCATTATTCAACGCATTTCATTAGATTATTATATACTGCTCTTGTCTTTTTTGCCGGACATGCAACTTAAAGAGGGAATTACATGGACAAAACTCATTTTGACACACGTGCCATCCATGCTGGTCAGCAACCTGACCCCAGTACTGGTGCTGTAATGATGCCCATTTATGCTACATCAACTTATCGCCAATCAGCTCCAGGCGTGCATCAAGGCTATGAATATTCCAGAACTCATAATCCAACACGCAAGGCTTATGAAGATTGCATTGCAAGCCTCGAATCTGGACAACATGGTTTTGCTTTTGCTTCTGGCATGGCTGCGATTAACACGGTGGTTGATCTATTAAATACTGGCGACCATGTTATTGCAACAGATGATTTATATGGTGGTACTTTCCGTTTATTCGACAAAGTAAAAACACGCACCTCTAATTTGTCGTTTTCCTTTGTCGATATGGGCGATGCCAAAAATATTGAAGCAGCTATTCGTCCTAATACAAAGATGATTTGGGTAGAAACCCCATCGAATCCAATGCTAAAGTTAGCTAACTTGCGTGAAATTGCTGCAATTGCCAAACGCCATAACCTCATTACAGTCGCTGATAATACCTTTGCTACCCCGTGGATTCAGCGTCCTCTCGAACTTGGCTTTGATCTTGTCTTGCATTCTGCAACCAAATATTTAAATGGGCATTCCGATGTTGTAGGTGGCGTCGTCGTTGTTGGTGATAATCCTGCACTCCATGAAAAAATGGCTTTCCTGCAGAATTCCTGTGGAGGAATACCAGGACCATTCGATAGTTTTCTTGTTTTGCGCAGCTTAAAGACACTCTCTTTGAGAATGCAACGTCATTGTGAAAATGCAAGCGCCTTAGCGCAATGGCTTGAAAAAAACTCTAAAATTGCAAAAGTAATTTATCCGGGATTAGCAAGCCATTCCCAGCACCATTTAGCGCAAGAACAAATGCACGGTTTTGGTGGTATGATCTCCATGGTGATAAAAGGAGACTTAGAAACCGCAACGCGTTTTTTATCCCGTTGTGAGTTGTTTACCCTGGCTGAGAGTTTAGGTGGTGTGGAAAGCTTAATTGAGCACCCGGCAATCATGACTCATGCCTCTGTTCCACCAGAGACGCGAAAGAATTTAGGAATTGAGGATGGGTTTATTAGACTCTCTGTCGGCATTGAACATATTGATGATTTGATTGCGGACTTGACCTATGCATTAAACGATTAATCACCTATTGCATGCATGTCACTCTGGTAATTAGCCTCTTTTATGAGGTAAATTGCCAGAGCTTAGAAAGAGTTATGCGAACGTTTATTGACTGGAGAAAATAGTGAAGAATACAAAAAACTCTGGAGGCCAGATTTATGGTATTGCCGCCATACTTTTGCTGGTTCTCACTACACTTTTGGGTTTTATTCCAATTCTTCTGATTGGAATATTAAAGCTCTTTCCCAATCGCCGATGGAAACTTTTTTGTACGCGGTGGGTTGACGCAATAGCCACTTTGTGGAGTGGAGTGAATAATACTTATATTAGCCGTACCCAAAAAATAACCTGGGAAGTAGAAGGCCTTGAAAATCTCCATCGAAAAAATTCGTATTTGATTATCGCCAATCATCAAAGTTGGTTAGATATTGTGGTCCTGCAGCGACTTTTTAACCGCAAGATTCCAGTATTGAAATTTTTCATCAAAGATCAATTAAAATGGGTACCTTTATTAGGATTTGCCTGGTGGGCTATGGGCTGTCCTTTTATGAAACGTTATTCAAAAGAATATCTTGAAAAGAAACCCCATAAAAAAGGGAAGGATCTACAGGCAACTCGCAAAGCCATTGAATTATTCAAACATACCCCTGCAACGGTGATGAGTTTCGTTGAAGGAACGCGCTTTAGCTCGCAAAAAAGCAAACAACAAAAATCCCCCTATCAATTTTTATTAAAACCGAAGGCAGGTGGAATTGGTTTTGTTATCAGTGCAATGGGACAACAATTCACGAGCTTACTCGATGTCACTATCATTTATTCCAATAATAAACATTCTCTCTGGGATTTTTTATGTCGTCGAATAAATGCTATTAAAGTTCACATTAGACAACTACCAATACCACAACAATTTATTAACTCAACACTCCTTGAAAATAATCAAATACAAGAAGAATTTAGAACTTGGCTTAATAATAGTTGGCATGAAAAGGACAACCTGATTGCCCATTTAAAGGCTAAATAATGCTTGCTTTGTCCTGGAAGACACTGCGTCGCAAGAGAACTTGCGACGCAGATAAATAACTAATCGTTTTGTGAATATAGTGCGATTGCATTACCCTCTGTATCGAGAATAATCGCTCTAAATCCATAAGGCCCAATTTGTTCTTTGTTTTTAAGCACCTTCCCTCCATGTGCAGAAGCAGCATCAATCGCTGCATCCAAACGCCCATCAACATTCAAATACACAAGAGGACCACTTTGAGAGGGTTTTCTATCTTCCATAACGCATAAACAACCGGAAACATTATCTTCAGTATGAGGCAATAACCCAAACTCAAATCCATGCTCAGAAATTTTTTGCACGGGCATATCTAACAGCTCAGTGTAAAAAGTAACGGCTATATCCAAGTTAACGACAGGAATATCTATCCAGCAAAATGTGTTTTTTTGACTCATTAGTTTTCCTCTTAATGAATAGGTTAGTGATAAAAACTCAAATACCATTCTACAAAACGCCCCACGCCCTCCCGGAAATCTGTTTTTGGAAGATAACCCAAGTCATTTTGAAGCCGTTTTGTATCTGCATGTGTTGATAAAACATCCCCTGGTTGCATTGGCAAAAACTCTTTGATTGCCTGTTTACCAGTTGCTTCTTCAATAGCATTGATATAATCCATTAAATTCACGGGATTGCCACAACCGATATTATATATTTTGTAAGGTGCATAACTGCTTGCAGCATTCGGTGCGTCAGCAGTCCATGAATTATCGGGAGAAGCAGGATTATCAATTGCTAAAGAAACACCAGTCACTATGTCGTCGATATAGGTAAAGTCACGCTGCATCTGTCCATGGTTATAAACTTTAATTGGAGTACCTGCCAAAATATCACGAGTAAACGAAAAGAAAGCCATATCAGGCCTTCCCCATGGTCCATAAACCGTAAAAAAACGTAATCCTGTCGATGGCAATTGATACAAGTGCGAATAAGAATGTGCAATCAGTTCATTGGCTTTT
The nucleotide sequence above comes from Legionella hackeliae. Encoded proteins:
- a CDS encoding bifunctional diguanylate cyclase/phosphodiesterase, translating into MRRQEINYEKVASAAETVRQQGKEPSLTNICEELGIISFTPELSSLLEKWYHNQPEFQRSIKAPLSKNIKIESEILEKNVELEKSLSLLRATLESTADGIMMVNGKGQVVDWNQKFVEMWRIPSYMLESGTESIGFEYILEQLSNPAAVIADVQYLYENPEWQGELPLLHFKDGRIFERYTQPQRVGSEIVGRVYSFRDVTQKMMADDELRIRERAIEASTHGVAIIDITKTTQPIIYVNKAFERITGYSEKQIIGQNIAQIVGNKIDQVNQKRVELAIREQREETVELESYRRNGEMYWSELSVAPVSDSFGKIRHFICIINDITQRREMEKQLVRQATHDSLTELPNRVLLMDRVEQAVLQAKKKKSLLAFLFLDLDRFKMTNDTLGHSVGDKLLQAVANRLLIATNDYDTVARLGGDEFVILLPELATEAQAQQMAQEILHLIEKPFQIDQHSLKVTGSIGISYYPKDGLDYESLMKSADLSMYHAKDSGRNSYRIYEPEMNKRVINHMQLDNALHDAMKRNELYLVYQPLIDLKRHRVVGFEALLRWNSHLLGQVSPADFIGMAEENGLIIDIGKWVLEQACTQTLAWHQSGFKDLTIAVNISGRQFRQSELPEVIREVLAKTGLPAKYLELELTESLLVDDIEHAVETMYQLKDMGMKLVIDDFGTGYSSLSYLKQFPVDKLKIDRSFICELVNKENDAAIARAIINLGHSLNLEVLAEGVETELQKEFIVEHGCDYAQGYFFKPPATPDALKEFLKKYPQYN
- a CDS encoding cystathionine gamma-synthase, with protein sequence MDKTHFDTRAIHAGQQPDPSTGAVMMPIYATSTYRQSAPGVHQGYEYSRTHNPTRKAYEDCIASLESGQHGFAFASGMAAINTVVDLLNTGDHVIATDDLYGGTFRLFDKVKTRTSNLSFSFVDMGDAKNIEAAIRPNTKMIWVETPSNPMLKLANLREIAAIAKRHNLITVADNTFATPWIQRPLELGFDLVLHSATKYLNGHSDVVGGVVVVGDNPALHEKMAFLQNSCGGIPGPFDSFLVLRSLKTLSLRMQRHCENASALAQWLEKNSKIAKVIYPGLASHSQHHLAQEQMHGFGGMISMVIKGDLETATRFLSRCELFTLAESLGGVESLIEHPAIMTHASVPPETRKNLGIEDGFIRLSVGIEHIDDLIADLTYALND
- a CDS encoding acyltransferase, coding for MKNTKNSGGQIYGIAAILLLVLTTLLGFIPILLIGILKLFPNRRWKLFCTRWVDAIATLWSGVNNTYISRTQKITWEVEGLENLHRKNSYLIIANHQSWLDIVVLQRLFNRKIPVLKFFIKDQLKWVPLLGFAWWAMGCPFMKRYSKEYLEKKPHKKGKDLQATRKAIELFKHTPATVMSFVEGTRFSSQKSKQQKSPYQFLLKPKAGGIGFVISAMGQQFTSLLDVTIIYSNNKHSLWDFLCRRINAIKVHIRQLPIPQQFINSTLLENNQIQEEFRTWLNNSWHEKDNLIAHLKAK
- a CDS encoding VOC family protein, producing the protein MSQKNTFCWIDIPVVNLDIAVTFYTELLDMPVQKISEHGFEFGLLPHTEDNVSGCLCVMEDRKPSQSGPLVYLNVDGRLDAAIDAASAHGGKVLKNKEQIGPYGFRAIILDTEGNAIALYSQND
- a CDS encoding NAD-dependent epimerase yields the protein MRLLITGAAGFIGFHLAKLRLERGDSVIGIDNLNDYYDVRLKLARLELLQNYPNFQFYQTDIADAPAINEIFIKHNPQRVVNLAAQAGVRYSLTNPHAYVQSNVVGFTNIIEACRHHQVEHLVYASTSSVYGANGAQPYKETDAVNHPLTIYAATKKANELIAHSYSHLYQLPSTGLRFFTVYGPWGRPDMAFFSFTRDILAGTPIKVYNHGQMQRDFTYIDDIVTGVSLAIDNPASPDNSWTADAPNAASSYAPYKIYNIGCGNPVNLMDYINAIEEATGKQAIKEFLPMQPGDVLSTHADTKRLQNDLGYLPKTDFREGVGRFVEWYLSFYH